A genomic window from Anticarsia gemmatalis isolate Benzon Research Colony breed Stoneville strain chromosome 22, ilAntGemm2 primary, whole genome shotgun sequence includes:
- the EloC gene encoding transcription elongation factor elongin C, whose translation MSEQQVGSAPASVAPSATSVAEEQRSGSTAVGSASVIASVISEEKVYGGCEGPNAMYVKLISSDGHEFIVKREHALTSGTIKAMLSGPGQFAENEANEVNFREIPSHVLQKVCMYFTYKVRYTNSSTEIPEFPIAPEIALELLMAANFLDC comes from the exons ATGTCAGAACAACAAGTAGGTTCAGCTCCGGCTTCCGTAGCCCCCTCAGCCACCAGTGTTGCTGAGGAGCAGAGATCTGGAAGCACTGCTGTTG GCAGTGCCAGTGTTATAGCCTCAGTAATATCTGAGGAGAAGGTCTATGGCGGCTGTGAAGGACCCAATGCTATGTACGTCAAGTTGATCTCGTCTGACGGCCATGAGTTCATTGTGAAGAGGGAACACGCACTCACATCGGGAACCATTAAGGCTATGTTGAGCGGACCTGGACAGTTTGCTGAGAATGAGGCTAATGAAGTCAATTTTAGGGAGATTCC TTCCCACGTCCTGCAGAAGGTCTGCATGTACTTCACATACAAGGTGCGTTACACAAACTCTTCCACGGAGATCCCGGAGTTCCCCATCGCGCCGGAGATCGCCCTCGAGTTGCTCATGGCTGCCAACTTCTTGGACTGTTAA
- the LOC142982578 gene encoding uncharacterized protein LOC142982578: MASPPPNPKEGEEGGSEFKEEPSGERAAAPQKRFIAPPASQLPTKLQYVTLGASGPSGIKQLFRTVKVARRVPTLPRRPREGEGGAGASAPAAPEPRARRSDHAKRHVCDTCDKRFSSPGKLSQHVLSHTGELPFSCDLCDKRFNSKFKLVRHNLIHSEARAFACNVCGKTFNRKDHLTNHVRVHNPVKKLYTCERPDCRKSYTSLLSYRKHAALHSAEEGNLQCKICDKTFTTRQDIVYHLKVHTGSRTVKNDSDKKFTCNYCDRKFFTAKDVRRHLVVHTGRRDFLCPYCPQKFGRKDHLVRHVKNAHPDESWKSAAVGTSSEPPPEASAFEETYTEFPAEGTEFSIWKPPSPKESTSEGGPTRVPSTDIIVEMAPELDIKVEPIEIKLEESIEIKLEEPGSPSCSMLPVEYPMMYMVAPPYSQTSSNLPYITTEELSDPLEAHLLHQANVESLLMDPGEGPSGLSSQMLGLLEESEPTYMGEEGRVQQRLPAFTQAFQTAQSPKPPPPPPPPH; the protein is encoded by the coding sequence ATGGCCAGCCCGCCACCGAACCCTAAGGAAGGCGAGGAGGGCGGCTCCGAGTTCAAAGAGGAGCCGAGCGGGGAACGCGCGGCCGCCCCGCAGAAGAGATTCATAGCGCCGCCTGCATCGCAGCTGCCTACGAAGCTGCAGTACGTGACGCTTGGTGCTTCTGGACCCAGCGGCATCAAGCAGTTATTCCGCACGGTTAAGGTCGCTCGTCGCGTGCCCACGCTGCCGCGCCGACCGAGGGAGGGTGAGGGCGGCGCCGGCGCTTcggcgcccgccgcgcccgagCCCCGCGCGCGCCGCTCTGATCATGCGAAGCGCCACGTCTGCGACACCTGCGACAAACGTTTCTCCAGTCCTGGTAAGCTCAGCCAGCACGTCCTCTCCCACACAGGCGAGCTGCCATTCTCCTGTGATCTGTGCGACAAGCGTTTCAACTCTAAGTTTAAGCTTGTACGTCACAATCTAATACACAGTGAGGCTCGGGCTTTTGCATGCAATGTATGTGGTAAGACTTTTAATCGTAAGGATCATCTCACTAACCATGTCAGAGTGCACAATCCGGTTAAAAAGCTTTACACATGTGAGAGACCAGATTGTAGAAAATCTTACACATCTCTCCTAAGTTATCGCAAACATGCTGCCTTGCACTCTGCCGAGGAGGGTAACCTTCAGTGTAAAATATGTGATAAGACTTTCACCACTCGGCAGGATATTGTTTATCATCTAAAGGTTCACACAGGTAGTCGCACAGTCAAGAATGATTCTGATAAGAAGTTTACGTGCAATTATTGTGATCGAAAATTCTTTACGGCGAAAGATGTGCGGCGGCATCTAGTTGTACACACTGGTAGACGGGATTTTCTCTGTCCATATTGTCCACAAAAGTTTGGACGTAAAGACCATTTAGTCAGGCATGTAAAAAATGCTCATCCTGACGAATCATGGAAGTCTGCAGCTGTGGGTACATCCAGCGAACCACCTCCAGAGGCTTCAGCTTTTGAGGAAACTTATACTGAATTCCCAGCAGAGGGAACAGAATTTTCTATTTGGAAACCACCCTCACCCAAAGAGAGCACATCAGAGGGAGGTCCAACTAGGGTGCCTTCTACAGATATTATTGTAGAAATGGCACCAGAACTTGACATAAAAGTGGAGCCCATAGAAATAAAGTTAGAAGAATCCATAGAAATTAAATTGGAGGAACCAGGGTCCCCGAGTTGTTCAATGCTACCTGTTGAGTACCCCATGATGTACATGGTAGCACCGCCATACTCGCAGACGTCGTCTAACTTGCCTTACATCACGACAGAGGAGCTGTCTGACCCTCTGGAGGCACATTTGCTACATCAAGCCAATGTGGAGTCTCTGTTGATGGATCCAGGCGAGGGGCCATCTGGGTTGTCGAGCCAAATGCTGGGGCTGCTAGAGGAGAGTGAGCCGACTTATATGGGCGAGGAAGGTCGCGTGCAGCAGCGACTGCCGGCGTTCACGCAGGCCTTCCAGACGGCGCAGAGTCCGAAGCCtccgccgccgccacctccgCCACACTAA